In the genome of Vicia villosa cultivar HV-30 ecotype Madison, WI linkage group LG7, Vvil1.0, whole genome shotgun sequence, one region contains:
- the LOC131618965 gene encoding uncharacterized protein LOC131618965 produces MVHPDLFPKSISDKVNDDAKSDEVKDDVKMLVVEIEVRQQFTNDKVFNARQHMLEWVRMEANEFGFGVVIGRSDNDTSRMHAFVTMRCERGGKYVSKIWMSKHDDTKLTKCKCPFKLRESTRVDDTWQFSVISGKHNHSLETKLQGHPIIGRLKSEEK; encoded by the coding sequence ATGGTGCATCCCGACCTGTTTCCCAAATCTATTTCGGACAAGGTGAATGATGATGCTAAGTCGGATGAGGTGAAGGACGATGTTAAAATGCTTGTTGTTGAGATAGAAGTtcggcaacaatttacaaatgataaaGTTTTCAATGCTCGTCAACATATGCTTGAATGGGTCCGAATGGAAGCTAACGAATTCGGGTTTGGCGTTGTGATTGGAAGATCCGACAATGACACTAGTAGAATGCATGCATTTGTAACGATGAGATGCGAGAGAGGTGGAAAATATGTTTCAAAAATTTGGATGTCAAAACATGATGACACCAAATTGACAAAATGTAAGTGCCCGTTTAAATTGCGCGAATCAACTAGGGTGGATGATACATGGCAGTTTAGTGTTATTTCAGGTAAACATAATCATTCGTTGGAAACCAAGCTACAAGGTCATCCAATTATAGGTCGACTTAAGTCGGAGGAGAAATAA
- the LOC131620495 gene encoding GPN-loop GTPase QQT1, producing MVFGQVVVGPPGSGKTTYCNGMSQFLNLIGRKVAIVNLDPANDSLPYDCAVNIEDLVKLSDVMIEHSLGPNGGLVYCMDYLEKNIDWLEEKLKPLLKDHYLLFDFPGQVELFFLHSNAKNVITKLIKKLNLRLTAVHLVDAHLCSDPGKYISALLLTLSTMLHLELPHINVLSKIDLIESYGKLAFNLDFYTDVQDLSYLQHQLDKDPRSAKYRKLTKELCDVVEHFSLVNFTTLDIQDKESVGNLVKLIDKTNGYIFAGIDASAVEFSKIAMGTTDWDYYRVAAVQEKYMKDDESIDDD from the exons ATGGTGTTTGGTCAAGTAGTAGTTGGTCCTCCTGGCTCTGGAAAAACAACATACTGTAATGGCATGTCTCAGTTCCTCAATCTAATTGGAAG GAAGGTTGCTATTGTCAACTTGGATCCAGCTAATGATTCATTACC ATATGACTGTGCTGTGAACATTGAGGATCTTGTGAAACTTAGTGATGTCATGATAGAACATTCTCTTGGTCCCAATggag GTCTTGTATACTGTATGGATTATCTAGAGAAAAATATTGACTGGTTGGAAGAAAAACTGAAACCTCTTCTGAAag ATCATTACTTACTCTTTGATTTTCCTGGCCAAGTGGAACTATTTTTTCTTCATTCAAATGCCAAGAATGTCATCACGAAACTCATAAAGAAATTAAACTTACGG TTAACAGCGGTGCATTTGGTTGATGCCCATCTTTGCAGTGACCCTGGGAAGTACATCAGTGCATTGCTTCTAACCTTATCCACTATGCTACATCTAGAACTCCCCCACATAAATGTTTTGtcaaaaattgatttaattgagAGCTATGGAAAGTTAG CTTTCAACCTTGACTTTTATACTGATGTGCAAGACTTGTCGTATTTGCAACACCAACTCGATAAAGATCCTCGCTCTGCTAAGTACAG AAAGCTCACAAAGGAATTGTGTGATGTCGTTGAACACTTTAGTCTTGTGAACTTTACAACCTTAGATATTCAG GACAAAGAAAGTGTAGGGAATTTAGTGAAGCTGATAGACAAAACCAACGGGTACATATTTGCTGGCATAGATGCAAGTGCAGTTGAGTTTAGCAAGATTGCTATGGGAACTACTGACTGGGATTATTATAGA GTTGCAGCAGTGCAAGAGAAGTACATgaaggatgatgaaagtattgatgatgattga